The genomic stretch GGAGAAGATGCCATTTAGTCCAAAGACAATTGGCGCGAGATATGAAATTATATCCAATCATAAACCGTACAGCCACAGTCTTCATTGGTAGGCACAAACTACGACACAAGTACCTATTAGGGTTTGAGCATCCATTTGATTGCCTGGGCATTTGGCTTAAGTCTAACCTCGagactacttatcaaaaaagtcTAACCTCAAGACTAGTCATAACAAGTCAAGCAGCATTATTTCCATGTATTATGAAGAAAATCAAGATATACAAGAATTATGCTTAAATTTTAATATCATCTTTTGAGGCTTACCTCCTTATATACATCGAGTGGAAGTGGTAACCTAAGAAATGAAATCCAtgcttttgtaaattttaatcCCATCTTTTTGGAAATTTTCGCTGCAGACAACACCTAAACACAATGTTgtaaaaagaatatattaagaaaaaatcaaCAGGACACAATATACTTTTTTAAGAATACAAATACAATTGAGTATATAGATGAAAAAGTagaactatttaaaataaaataaaagcatcaAACAGCCTGCATTAGTGAATAAACAAAAACTTACATTATTGTCTTGCTTCTCAGTCTGGGGCTGTTTATCTTTTGCTTTTGAATTCCCAGAAACCTCCTTACTATCACTTCCTTTAGATAACAATTCAAATCAGTGAAGGAACAAGCAAACTTAAAACTTAATAgagacaataaaaaaattaaacttcaaatgttcaacCAGGGAGTTGCAATGAAATGCTGGCCAACAATCATTTAGTGCGACTGAGAATAGGCCATAAAAACGATTGGCTAGATTGACCCATCCTAATAATGAATATTGTGActctttttttggataagtaataatgaATATCTAAGACATACTAACAGAAAAACGATTGGCTAGATTGACCCATCCTAATAATGAATATTGTGActctttttttggataagtaataatgaATATCTGAGACATACTAacagaaatctctctctctctgtgatttTAATATTCCCCTATCCCTGGCCAAAACATACTACGTTCaaaacttctctctctctctctctctctgattttaATATTCCCCTATCACTGGCCGAAACATACTACGTTCAAAACTTCAAATAGTTTTCACAATTTTCGCCAAACCCATTTGGTCTAATAATGAATATCTAAGACATACTAacagaaatctctctctctctctctctctctctctctctctctctcacacacacacacacacactttgttcAAGTCTAGGCAAAATACTACCAAGCTAAAAAGCAACCTTACACTTACTGATTTTAATATTCCCCTATCCCTGGCCGAAACATACTAggttcaaaacttcaaaaagtTTTCACAATTTTCGCCAAACCCATTTGGTCTTCAAAGATTTTGTATTGCATGCCACTTCCTCAACCAAAAATAGAATTTATACTCTCTAACAAATCTAAAGGTGAATCCCACTACTTTATGAAGTTTAATGATGATGCCACTAGAAAACTTTTGGTGTATTTTTCGAAGTacaaatctgatgtatttggtGAGTTcaccaaaaaaacaacaataagcTCCAAGAGAAAACCAGCAAGCAATCACCTGATCTGCTCCACATCTCGTAAACAGAGTTTTCATCTGAGCCTTTCAGATGGGGAATGTGTGATAAAATATAATGTACGTTGTGAATAAAAACCTCCAAGCTGCAAGAAAAGTAAACTCTTATCCTATAAATTCAACAGCTATCAAATGGCAACATCAATATACTAGAAAGCATAACTTACTTTGCACATAAGACAATAGCATCCGGTCTAATTTCCATGTATTTCAATTTCTCAAACATACCCAATAGGAAAATTAAGAGAATAACATAGATGAACACATGttgaatataaaaagaatattaaagagTTGAATGTACACTGAAGCATGTAAAGAAACCAGTCACTAACATAACTAACATcgaattcaaaataaatttgcaaaataagaaaactaaCCTACAAGAAAGACTTCAAATATTAAATGTCTCTAACATTGCAAATTAGTTATCAAAAAGATGAAACAAGATTTGGCTTACTACTAAAAGGGTTAAATCCAAAATTAAATTGTTCAAGTTTCAAGAATTCATATAGTATCGACTAGAGAGAACAATGttataatgaaaaaaaggtCTGCTAAAAATCCTGATATAGGAGAGACATGGAAGagtaagaaaacaaaattggtTTTCCTCGGAAAGTGACAATTACAGGGTTAATACTGACCTTGTTCTTGAATGACTCTCATTGTTGCTATCAGCATTCACTTTGGTGTTATCTAGTAAGGAGGaacattaatttaaaaaaaaaaaaggtaaacgCTATGAACACAGGTAGATGAAGTTAGCAGAATAAGCCTCAAACGGGGAGCATGGCAGGAAAAGTACCAGAGATATTCTTTGACTCCAAAGTTCTAGTAAGTTTTTCCACGCTAATGTAGCTAAAATAACTGCAAGAAgaggaaataataataattcaacaaaaatttCGTTCAAATATAACACGCTTTTGCATTTCTTGCGTAGCCCAGTGCCTAAAAGAAAACACTTAAGAACAGAAAAATAGAGTTAAGATAACTCCTCTAGAATAGCCCGAACATAACAGAACTACATAGGCATAACCGAGATTGCCTCTAATTCTATGTACTACTGAGAATACTTAATCACGGCATCATATCCCATCTAAAAGACGAAATTGACCAAAAATTGGGCAATGATGAAAGTGATCATACCGTACATCAATGTACTGGAAGTACTTCGATGCGAGCAAGTCTATTAAGAAATAAATGGACGTTGTAGAGTGAACCTGCAATAAAAGAATCCGCACACACATTTAATAATCAAACAACAACATAAAACCTCAGAGAAAAGCCAGAGAAATGGTAAAACAAACTTACAATAGAATGTAAAAACTTGTGGTATATAGCAGAGTGAAACCTTCCATTATTTCCCACCTTCACAAACTCCATTATCGTATCCAACACAATCTCCTGTACTCCCATCACCCCCACAAAACACAAATcagacaaacaaacaaacaacatttCCAATAAAACCCaccaaaacaaaagcaaaaccGAATAAAATAAGCCAAATCCCCATTTCAAATTCACAAAAAAGAGACTGACTTTGAGAGTTTCATCGGAGTCCGGCGAAACGGACACcccccccccacaaaaaaaaaaaaaaaaaatccccaataaattaaatcaaattccCATTTCAAATTCACATTAAAGAGACCAACTTTGAGAGTTTCATCGGAGTCCGGAGAGACTGCAAGATCGATGAGGGAGTAGACGAAGAGGTCGAACTTGGAGCGCAGCCAGGTGAGGTAGATGAAGTCAGGGTCGTCCCCGGGGCTCGCTGAGGAGgccttggaagaagaagagggagggagggaagGGAGGAGAGGGGTAAAAAAGGACTGGAGCGAGAGGAGGGACTCGAGGGCATAGGGAGGAGGTGAGGTTGGGGACACGAAGGAGAGGAGGAGAGGGAGGTTGTTGATATGCGCTCGGGAGGAGAGGAGCTGGTGGCCTAGGGTTTTCAGCTCTGACAGAGACACGCTGTGCTTCGCTTTCTTCTTCCTTGGTTTGTTGTTTGAGACCACGGAAGCCATTGTTGATTGAAGCGAGAGGAAGAGAAAGCCCGTGTTTTAGGTCTTGAGATTTTAGAGAGTAGCAAAAGTGGGGTTTAAGGGAAGGGACTGTTTGGGTGTTAGGGTTTATTCTCTTCTTCTCGGATGGGGATTTGCCTGAACTAGTAAACAAAATCGCTTAGACTATTGTTTGGGTGtaaaatatataaaggaaaattacactttagccCCCAAGTTTGGggcaatttttaattcaatctccaatgttttaatttttgcaatgtactcccaaacttctaaatttttgcaattcaactaattttattccaaaattctcatattgcccctatttttttttttatttaaaaaaaaaaaattgggatgcaaaaatggccagatggccaaaggggggccctgaattttttaaaattttttataaaaaaaaaaaaaaaaaacaaaaaattatgggcaatatgagaattttgggataaaattgattgaattgcaaaaaaaaaattttgaaatttgaaggggtgcattacaaaaattgaaacattggaagtcgaattgaaaatcactccaaactttaggagggtaaaatgtatttttcccaatatataaaataattttagcaatatatatatatacacacaagatgggaaaagggaaattataaattctaaaaaaagtATCTAACTTTTTATTAGTTCGTTGAAAGTTTGAATATTTTATCTAATTCAAAGtatctaaaatattttcagttgtTTAGTTTGTtctgaaattattatttatcattatatgaatacaaattattttagataaaattcaTCCTTGAAATTCAGCATCATTGGAGAGGGTGTCTAAAAGCAGGGACGAAGCTAGCCTTGAGAATGGGCAGGGCCATggctgaaaaaatttaatgggcaggggcccattagccaaaaaaaaaaaattaaccataaaaaaaattggttttaccttaaaaaaaaaaaatttgtcatttagGGCCAGACCCCCCTTCCTCCGTCCCTGTctaaaagcttatatacacatgttAATATTGTGAGTAATACTAAAAGTCATTCTcgtgtcactctaaaaatgatatgGCTTCTAAAATTTACATTGTgcttgtaattgattattattgaatttggatcaaactgtaattttaaaagtcatcacATTCATATAATGACATAAAGGAAcataagagtgacttctagaattaccCTAATATTGCACTTAAGCCATTTTGAAACTTAGGATTGTAACATTACATTAACCCGATGATAACCCTTTCTCTTTTACATTCAAACTCATATTCGACGTGGAACTTGAAATTGCACTTAAGTCATATGGAACAATTAAGATTGTTACATAATCCGAAATCGAAAATCATATTCTATATTTCGTAACTCCTAAAAGGATTTTGGTTTAAgtgttgcaaaaaaaaaaaaaaaaaaaactacatgagACATTCAGTCCTTTTTTTAACCaattagatttaatttcaagttttccatcaaaaagagaaagatggtGAAACTAAATCTACACCTTTGAAAgaactacaaattttttttttttttttttttttttactgccCCTAATCCAAACCCCTCTTGAAAAACATTTCAAGAGTTCTCAATTATCCTTAATAGAAGATTgctaagaataataaaaaataatcctCTATTTCAATAAAACTTGGGGCTTCATTTAAAACTTACAAAGGTAAACAGACCATCGATTTAATGCGAATTTGATTAAAGAATTTGATCAAAGAATGTGAACTTGAGGCTTCATTAAAGGATGTCACTACTTTATCTTTACACTTTCTTGTACATAAATGGttcattagggttttgatcAAAACTTTTTTATGGGCAATTAGTCACCATCCATCAACAATTAAAATTACATACTCATTTAGCGGTAATAGGAtgctctccatttcacttaaaaCGAAAAAGAATTCATTTCAtgatgtatttttgttttgttatatttaacggtACATATGATGACACGTTATTTAATGCAGCAATATATTCACCATGTGGCATCATGTATGCCATTAgatgcaataaaaataaaaggaaaaagtacaCATACGGACATACCCTTCTCATACTACAACtctattgtcaatgtcccctctcaaactaccaattgtgtcAATCTCCGCCCTAACCCCCTAATgccaacaaaaagataaaaataaccctaaaaagttttaataagacaaaaatatctttataaattagaaaaaaacaaaaagtgaaaaaaaaaattaaaaagtaatttattttatatatatatatatatatatatatatatattataaaaaaaatcttataaattgtttttttttcctttcattttttcattttttttttttaaaaaaagatttttctatatatttttttaattaatttttttaaaaaaatattataaattcccattttctattttttctatatttaaaaaaaaaaaattaaaacatatccttataaattggtttttcttttttctttttaaaatttttactcttttttttttttttaattttataaatgatttgaagagttcttcaattttatgaagggtattttttttccttagaaaCGACATTCACATTTTATTGGTAGTTTAAGAGGCacattgacacaattgatagtttggaaaAACATTGACAATTGAGTGATAATTTGAAGGAACATATgtactttttccaaaataaaatctaaaatgaCATAACAAGATATTCAACGataaaagaaaatctaaacctagtttgaaatgaagaggataaTGATCAATCAAAGAAACTAGAGGGATTAATCAAGATTGAAAAGTTTACAAAAAGTCATGGAATCTTCTTGCCCATATTAAGACCATCTTGCATATGTCTACACTTCTTGAGAATACCCTCTTTGAAGAGCACAAAATCTGGTGTCTGCTACATTTAGTAGTTAAAATGTGACGATTACAGAGGTTGATATCGCTGCTGAGAAACTCAGCCTGTGAACTCGGGGCCAGATCCCTTAGTGTAAATTGTACTGATGATCTAAAATTGTATGAATGACCCGTCCGCTtcaaaaatagttattttgccAGAACCACGGTGTCTACCAATAAATATATACTCTCCTCGTAAACTCTGTCCATTAAAACGAGAGACAATCAAatcactcaaaactattttcatttttatatcacatcaaaatacttttttttttaaaaaaaaaaaatgcactctccaaaaagcattaaaaaacgGAGCCAGTTCTTTATGTCAATGAATTAACGAGAACTTTTCGACGTTGGCACCAAAATGAAATTCAAGTTAAATAAATCATCACGAACttcctttctattttgtttcaacaattttaagtaacaaaattcATGATGGTTATTTACAAACTATAATATATAGTGCTCAATAACTAACCTGTCTCTGCATCAAGCACCTTCAATCCCAAGCTGGTTGAGGGAATTTGGACCAACGAGGAATACACGCCGTGAGGTCTGGAATCGGAAAACAACTACTCCTTTATATGCTGTCCTCGGTATACCATCCTGGAAAATAAGGAAAAGCAAGAATAACTGAGGTCTACTTTTTTATGAAAATGCTGGACAAAATCAGTTTCAAATAAAGATTTTACAAGCACATTTGCAACACAAAAAGCAAAGTGGCCATATCATTAAATAATTCAGATTCTTTATGGCTGTAAATGTGCTAGCACAAGTATAGcagtgtgtgcgtgtgtgtgtgtgagagagagagagagagagagatcagttcaacatttttattattttcttatgtcAACCTGAAACAACACCACAATTACAGGTACTTAATTGAACATAAAATCataaccaattaaaaaaaaaaaaaaaaaaaaatcaaacgaaAGACCTTGAACATAAAGTCAAAAAACTATGTCAGAATATGACTAAAAAGATCTGTACATAAAGGAAAGCTCTACCACTCAATCATAAGAAAGCCAAAAGAGGGttttaaaaacaatattgaATAGCGAGCTGTTTCACCACATGGAAAACACTGGGATTCAAATTTGCAAGAAAACGGAAACCAGGTGACATTATCCGCCTAATTGAAATATACAATTATTTAGCCAGCTAGATAACCTGAATTATCTTCAACTGCTATACTGAAAGCTCTAGCACTTGGATAGGTTTAAAATATGCTCTATGCTGAAGAAACAAACGTCATTTAATGTGCCATCCACCATATTCCAATAAAACCAAACACTTTACTCCTAATATTAGTGTAAAcaaaaggaaagggaaaggtACACAATAACATTCAGGAATTACCTTCCACTCTTCAAAAATTCCAAACTGGCGTGCAATGAGCTCAAAGTCAAATTGGTTGGTGTATTGTATACGTACATCGCCATCTATATTATATGCCTTTAAAACAACATCAGTTCCTTCGATAGATTTAGCTTTTTCCAAAATGTTGGCAAAGAACTTCATAAACTTGTCCTGGAGATTGAAAGAGATTTTTATTCTCCATAAATGTAATGAACGCTGCAGtcacttgtaaaaataaaaataaaaaagaggataTATTTTACCTCCATCAGATAGCTTAAATCCATTGACTTCCAATCAAccttttggaaagaaaaagagaagcaaagttcaaattgaaaatgtgAAAGACAAATGCACTAAATCAAACAAGAAGTGTCAGAGAGAAATTGTCACTTACCTGGACGTCATTCATCTTAATTGGCTCAAGATATTGTTTGAAGAACTGCCCCAGACTAGAACCCtacaaaaaatcacataaatgCTTCACATAATCACATAAACGTTTCACATATCCTTGGTGATTAAAGACAGCTGCATGCACTCATAGGTTTACTTTAATCACCAAGTTAAGTAACAAATATCCCTCGAACGAACAAAAGCTTCACAACATTAAGCATCAACCTTAAAGTgtcacttcaaaattttgaaaatgggtGATTTTAAAATGAAGCTTCACAACTAGCATGTAGCCCATAAAAAGATTTGCTGGGGTGATAGAATAAGAGCACTGTCTGTACCTATCCAGCATTAAGGTTTCCAAGtacattttgaaaataatttattttcctttgggCAGAAAGGGGTTGAATTGTCCAATCTAAACACAAACATTTAATTCACTAAGTTCACTTTCCATGTATATTTGATGTTGCAAGGAAATAACTTTTACTTTAGAAGAGGATTTGGTTGCATGATTGATAAAATTAAACTATTTCGCTGCATAATACGCACACAAATATATCACTAAATGTTCAACAAGTAAACATACCAATCTATGCTTGCAGAGTAAGTAAACCTGAGGTTAGGAATGATGATAACCAAGATATATAGATAGAGAGAAATTCTTAACACTTCGATCATTGTACATACATGCTCTCCAAAATTATATGTTCTGCAAACTTCTGGGCGAATAAACTGTCGACCTTTGTGATTCTCTTTCAACCTCAACCAGTCATCCCAGTAAGTAAGGTTTTGTTAAAGACAACGTTAAAAACAGATGCAACAAGATGCATGGATACTTGGGTCTAAGCACAAAAAATACACTAAACCAACAAGGATATGCCTTCGGCCATTTTGGAGACAGCTCATCCCATATAGATCTAGCCAGCATCCACCCAAGTCCAGGAAAGAAATCTGAGCGATAGAGTGCATCTGCAGAGCACATCAGATAGCAGAGAAGGGAACAAATGCTACATAAAAATTCTGTTTCAGAAAATCATCAAAATCTTAATAGCTATATAATGCATGAACAATACTAAAAGGGAAGAAATTTTGAAAGAGCTTACAAGGATCATGCACAAATTGCTTTTGCCCATTGTCATTCCATGAGGAAACAGCCATAATGGACCTACCATGGttcaatatcaaaaaaaaaaaaaaaaagaagagatcaaATCTCCCAGAATTTGCTATAACTCGTATATAATGATATCCAACATATAAGAGGTTTAGTTCTCCCAGAAGCCATACTTATCCTTGTCAAGGAGAGCTGCTGCAGCCTCAAAGTAATCAAAAAAGTCTGGGGCAATTTCCATATCATCTGTGTTCAGGGATATTCTTTATCAATCTACACATTTTCCATAAACTCAAAAAGGCAtgacaaaaacatgaaaaaaatgaaaaatgaagaagaaaaaactaaagCAAGATCATTTCACCTTCAAGTATGATCACACGGCTGAAGTTACGCTTGTAGAACAATTCATCCAGTGCCCATTTGTAATGACCTAGAGAAAGGAAGTACATAAGCTACAAAGTTTATAGAATTCATAAAAGAAGGAAATATCCTTACTAGCAATTTTGTAGTACGCAATCAACTCTCCAGGAGATTCAGTTTGCACTGGTTCAGAATCCAAGTGCTGCAATGAAATGAAGTCAGTCTTCAAGGTAAGCTGTATTCACTTTAAAGTTAAGGTTATTCTTAAGGATATACGTTGACGACCGAACATTAAAATCACTttctaattaaatttatttcaactaaaGCCAACTCTTTGTCCAGCATATTAAGTTGTGTTGCAGTCATTTACAAACacaccaacaaaataaataattcaaagatatatattatatacggGATGGTTTAAAAACATCTACAAGATAGACAGTTGCAGGAAATCCCTCCTGTTCGTATGAAAACCAGTTTGGACAGCACAAACAAGTCCAACTTTTTTACTTGAAATATATCCAAACCAGTGTGCATAACGAATTTAATAGAGAAACCAAAATCATTGATCTATCCAGTAGTACT from Corylus avellana chromosome ca1, CavTom2PMs-1.0 encodes the following:
- the LOC132166959 gene encoding protein NUCLEOLAR COMPLEX ASSOCIATED 4 — its product is MASVVSNNKPRKKKAKHSVSLSELKTLGHQLLSSRAHINNLPLLLSFVSPTSPPPYALESLLSLQSFFTPLLPSLPPSSSSKASSASPGDDPDFIYLTWLRSKFDLFVYSLIDLAVSPDSDETLKEIVLDTIMEFVKVGNNGRFHSAIYHKFLHSIVHSTTSIYFLIDLLASKYFQYIDVRYFSYISVEKLTRTLESKNISDNTKVNADSNNESHSRTSLEVFIHNVHYILSHIPHLKGSDENSVYEMWSRSGSDSKEVSGNSKAKDKQPQTEKQDNNVLSAAKISKKMGLKFTKAWISFLRLPLPLDVYKEVLVSLHQAVIPYLNNPIMLCDFLTRSYDIGGVVSVMALSSLFILMTQYGLEYPNFYEKLYALLVPSTFMAKHRAKFFQLLDSCLKSPLLPAYLAAAFAKKLSRLSLSVPPSGALVIVALIHNLLRRHPSINCLVHREDGAETAKDNSNAEKVDSGTGSDMSSRKPGMDQFNNEESNPIKSNAMRSSLWEVDTLRHHYCPPVSRFILSLENDLTVRAKTTEITVEDFSSGSYATIFGDEIRRRVKQVPVAFHKVAPTSLFSESDFAGWTFKYDETKEKNETTNISDEHGHSSAKLQVESS
- the LOC132166998 gene encoding alpha-1,3-mannosyl-glycoprotein 2-beta-N-acetylglucosaminyltransferase isoform X2 is translated as MANVACDYRFLLLVAAVAFIYIQMRLFSTQSKYADRLAAAVEAEDHCTSQTRLLIDQISLQQERILALEEQRKRREEECGQLRDLVEELETKGLQRLTDKVPVAAVVIMACSRADYLERTIKSVLKYQSPVAMKYPVFVSQDGSHPDVKSKALSYDQLTYMQHLDSEPVQTESPGELIAYYKIASHYKWALDELFYKRNFSRVIILEDDMEIAPDFFDYFEAAAALLDKDKSIMAVSSWNDNGQKQFVHDPYALYRSDFFPGLGWMLARSIWDELSPKWPKAYWDDWLRLKENHKGRQFIRPEVCRTYNFGEHGSSLGQFFKQYLEPIKMNDVQVDWKSMDLSYLMEDKFMKFFANILEKAKSIEGTDVVLKAYNIDGDVRIQYTNQFDFELIARQFGIFEEWKDGIPRTAYKGVVVFRFQTSRRVFLVGPNSLNQLGIEGA
- the LOC132166998 gene encoding alpha-1,3-mannosyl-glycoprotein 2-beta-N-acetylglucosaminyltransferase isoform X1: MANVACDYRFLLLVAAVAFIYIQMRLFSTQSKYADRLAAAVEAEDHCTSQTRLLIDQISLQQERILALEEQRKRREEECGQLRDLVEELETKGLQRLTDKVQVPVAAVVIMACSRADYLERTIKSVLKYQSPVAMKYPVFVSQDGSHPDVKSKALSYDQLTYMQHLDSEPVQTESPGELIAYYKIASHYKWALDELFYKRNFSRVIILEDDMEIAPDFFDYFEAAAALLDKDKSIMAVSSWNDNGQKQFVHDPYALYRSDFFPGLGWMLARSIWDELSPKWPKAYWDDWLRLKENHKGRQFIRPEVCRTYNFGEHGSSLGQFFKQYLEPIKMNDVQVDWKSMDLSYLMEDKFMKFFANILEKAKSIEGTDVVLKAYNIDGDVRIQYTNQFDFELIARQFGIFEEWKDGIPRTAYKGVVVFRFQTSRRVFLVGPNSLNQLGIEGA